In bacterium, one DNA window encodes the following:
- a CDS encoding glycosyltransferase family 9 protein — protein sequence VPDDALSEAHKILSRADVEPEEFVAIHPGSGGSALNWGPENFRSLAEILKKDGIKYVVTAGPGELELAQFVAGGKTNVIFNQPIQIVAGIYKFSRAFVGPSTGMLHLADAVGTLAFGIYPVLRVTSATRWGPAHNKAGWISPDLPPCKKCKKSCRHYPCTNLISPLEVYRRIVDVFKD from the coding sequence GTTCCTGATGATGCGCTTTCTGAAGCGCACAAAATACTTTCAAGAGCAGATGTTGAACCTGAGGAATTTGTCGCCATCCATCCTGGAAGTGGTGGTTCAGCGCTTAACTGGGGCCCTGAAAACTTCCGCTCGTTGGCGGAAATACTCAAAAAAGATGGAATAAAGTATGTTGTCACCGCCGGACCAGGGGAGCTTGAGCTTGCACAATTCGTTGCCGGTGGCAAAACTAATGTGATCTTCAATCAGCCCATCCAGATTGTAGCCGGTATTTACAAGTTTTCTCGTGCGTTCGTCGGGCCAAGCACAGGAATGCTCCACCTCGCCGATGCCGTGGGTACCCTTGCATTCGGCATTTACCCGGTGCTAAGAGTAACATCAGCGACACGATGGGGTCCCGCCCACAACAAAGCAGGCTGGATAAGCCCAGACCTGCCGCCCTGTAAAAAGTGCAAAAAAAGCTGCCGTCATTATCCCTGCACAAATCTTATATCGCCGCTGGAAGTTTACAGGCGGATTGTTGATGTTTTCAAAGATTAA